From one Desulfobacteraceae bacterium genomic stretch:
- the rho gene encoding transcription termination factor Rho, which translates to MNIVELKDKKISELTQMAKRFHIDGAAGMRKQELIFSLLQAQIEKDGMIYGEGTLEILPDGFGFLRAPDYNYLPGPDDIYVSPSQIRRFNLRTGDTVSGQIRQPKESERYFALLKVEAINYEDPEIAREKILFDNLTPLYPDRKINLETEPDKYSTRIMDLMTPIGFGQRGLIVSPPRSGKTMLLQAVANAIVTNHKDIVMFVLLIDERPEEVTDMERSVEAEVISSTFDEPAERHVQVAEMVIEKAKRLVEHKKDVIILLDSITRLARAYNSVMPPSGKILSGGVDSNALQRPKRFFGAARNIEEGGSLTIIATALIDTGSRMDEVIFEEFKGTGNMEIQLDRRLSDKRLFPAIDINKSGTRKEELLLPQETLNRVWILRKLLSSLNPIDSLEFLLDKMSGTRDNKHFMELMNAR; encoded by the coding sequence ACATCGTCGAATTGAAAGACAAAAAAATCAGCGAACTCACCCAGATGGCCAAGCGTTTTCACATTGACGGGGCCGCCGGAATGCGCAAGCAGGAGCTCATTTTTTCGCTTCTGCAGGCTCAGATCGAAAAGGACGGCATGATCTACGGTGAGGGAACGCTTGAGATCCTTCCGGACGGATTCGGGTTTTTGCGGGCGCCGGACTATAATTATCTGCCCGGACCGGACGATATCTACGTGTCGCCCTCCCAGATCCGTCGCTTCAACCTGCGAACCGGGGATACCGTCTCGGGCCAGATTCGGCAGCCGAAGGAGTCGGAGCGCTATTTTGCGCTGCTGAAGGTCGAGGCCATCAACTACGAGGATCCCGAGATCGCCCGTGAGAAGATCCTTTTTGACAACCTCACGCCGCTCTACCCCGACCGCAAGATCAATCTTGAAACCGAACCGGACAAGTATTCCACCCGGATCATGGACCTGATGACGCCCATCGGTTTTGGCCAACGGGGGCTGATCGTTTCGCCACCCAGGTCCGGCAAGACGATGCTCCTGCAGGCGGTGGCAAATGCCATCGTCACCAATCACAAGGACATTGTGATGTTTGTGCTTTTGATCGACGAGCGCCCCGAGGAAGTCACCGACATGGAGCGCTCGGTTGAGGCGGAGGTTATCAGCTCGACCTTCGACGAGCCCGCCGAGCGGCATGTGCAAGTCGCCGAAATGGTCATCGAGAAGGCCAAGCGTCTGGTGGAACACAAAAAGGACGTGATCATTTTGCTGGACAGCATTACCCGACTCGCCCGGGCTTACAACTCCGTCATGCCCCCCAGCGGTAAAATCCTCTCCGGCGGTGTGGACTCCAACGCCCTGCAGCGTCCCAAGCGGTTTTTCGGCGCCGCCCGCAACATCGAAGAGGGCGGCAGTCTCACCATCATTGCTACTGCGCTGATCGATACGGGCAGCCGGATGGACGAGGTGATCTTCGAAGAGTTCAAGGGCACGGGCAACATGGAAATTCAGCTGGACCGCCGCCTGTCCGACAAGCGCCTCTTCCCCGCCATCGACATCAACAAATCCGGAACCCGCAAGGAAGAGCTGCTCCTTCCCCAGGAAACCCTAAACCGGGTGTGGATTCTGCGGAAGCTCCTGTCGTCGTTGAATCCTATTGACAGTCTGGAATTTTTGCTTGATAAGATGAGCGGTACGCGAGATAATAAACATTTTATGGAGTTGATGAACGCCAGATGA
- the rpmE gene encoding 50S ribosomal protein L31, with the protein MKTGIHPEYKQTVIRCACGHEITVGSTKSDISVEICSQCHPFFTGKQKLVDTAGRIERFRRKYAKFQKNDQ; encoded by the coding sequence ATGAAAACCGGAATCCATCCCGAATACAAACAAACCGTCATCCGCTGCGCCTGCGGTCACGAAATTACCGTCGGCTCCACCAAGTCCGATATCAGCGTTGAAATCTGTTCCCAGTGCCACCCGTTTTTCACCGGAAAGCAGAAGCTGGTTGACACTGCGGGCCGGATCGAGCGTTTCCGTAGAAAATACGCCAAGTTTCAGAAAAACGACCAGTAG
- the prfA gene encoding peptide chain release factor 1 encodes MFNRLKGVEERFLEIEKSLSDPAIVEDRHAYQKIVREHAELNKIVSAYRSYMQTVKELAESNELLRDGDPGIKELARDEIPALMAAKEALEVELKKLLMPKDPNDEKNVLLEIRAGTGGEEAGLFAGDLFKMYSRYAESKGWRIEVMTLHVSGGGLKEVIAMIQGRGAYSRLKFESGTHRVQRVPVTEAQGRIHTSAVTVAVLPEAEEVEVQIDPGDIKVDVYRSTGPGGQSVNTTDSAVRITHLPTGLVVTCQDEKSQLKNKNKAMKVLRARLYDQMLREQNEKRSETRKSQIGSGDRSERIRTYNFPQGRVTDHRIGLTLYRLDSILQGEIDEIIDELVTFHQAQVLKNADTGTTPSSNWATPAGN; translated from the coding sequence ATGTTCAACAGACTGAAAGGGGTCGAAGAGCGGTTTCTGGAAATTGAAAAGAGCCTGAGCGACCCCGCCATCGTTGAAGACCGCCACGCCTATCAGAAAATCGTGCGGGAGCACGCCGAACTCAACAAGATCGTGTCCGCCTACCGCAGCTACATGCAAACGGTTAAAGAGCTGGCGGAGAGCAACGAACTGTTGCGTGACGGGGACCCGGGCATAAAAGAGCTCGCCCGCGACGAAATCCCCGCACTGATGGCCGCCAAGGAGGCCTTGGAGGTGGAGCTGAAGAAGCTCCTCATGCCCAAGGACCCCAACGATGAAAAAAACGTCCTGCTCGAAATCCGGGCGGGCACCGGCGGTGAGGAGGCCGGCCTGTTTGCCGGCGATCTTTTCAAAATGTACTCCCGCTACGCCGAGAGCAAGGGCTGGCGGATCGAGGTGATGACCCTGCACGTCTCCGGCGGGGGGCTCAAGGAGGTCATTGCCATGATCCAGGGCAGGGGGGCCTACAGCCGCCTTAAATTCGAAAGCGGGACGCACCGGGTTCAGCGTGTGCCGGTCACCGAAGCCCAGGGGCGGATCCACACCTCGGCGGTGACCGTCGCGGTCCTGCCCGAAGCCGAGGAGGTCGAGGTTCAGATCGATCCCGGCGATATCAAGGTGGATGTCTACCGCTCCACCGGCCCGGGAGGCCAATCCGTCAACACCACCGATTCGGCGGTGCGCATCACCCACCTGCCGACGGGGTTGGTGGTCACATGCCAGGATGAGAAATCCCAGCTGAAGAACAAAAACAAGGCCATGAAGGTGCTGCGGGCGCGTCTCTACGATCAGATGCTCCGGGAGCAGAATGAGAAACGTTCGGAAACCCGCAAAAGCCAAATCGGATCGGGTGACCGCAGCGAGCGGATCCGCACCTACAACTTCCCCCAGGGCCGGGTCACCGACCATCGCATCGGGCTGACCCTCTACAGGCTCGACAGCATCCTGCAGGGGGAAATCGACGAGATCATCGATGAGTTGGTCACCTTCCACCAGGCCCAGGTGTTAAAAAATGCAGACACCGGTACCACCCCTTCCAGCAACTGGGCGACCCCGGCGGGAAACTAA
- the prmC gene encoding peptide chain release factor N(5)-glutamine methyltransferase gives MQTPVPPLPATGRPRRETNWTILKLLVWTTSFFKSHGIESPRADAEILLAHTLGSQRITLYTHHDQPLNPDELRRFKAFIKRRAAREPVSYIVGQKGFWSLELTVTPDVLIPRPETECLVERALEFLPRDGAAGAPRVLELGTGSGAIVLALAKERPAHRFYALDRSAAALAVARCNARRAGLQGRVQFWAADWIDALRPGPPLFDLIVSNPPYVRAGDIAGLQPEIGRFEPRKALDGGPDGLRELGRIIRQVPPFLNPGGRLLLEIGWDQAKALRALAAGCGAYREATVFQDYSGLDRVLQLKK, from the coding sequence ATGCAGACACCGGTACCACCCCTTCCAGCAACTGGGCGACCCCGGCGGGAAACTAACTGGACGATACTGAAACTGCTGGTCTGGACCACGTCTTTTTTCAAGTCCCACGGAATCGAGTCCCCCCGCGCCGACGCCGAAATTCTGCTGGCCCACACCCTCGGCAGCCAGCGGATCACGCTGTATACCCACCATGACCAGCCGCTCAACCCCGATGAGCTGAGGCGCTTCAAGGCATTCATCAAACGGCGTGCCGCGCGCGAGCCGGTATCCTATATCGTCGGCCAAAAAGGGTTCTGGTCCCTGGAGTTGACGGTCACACCGGACGTTCTGATTCCCCGGCCCGAGACCGAATGCCTGGTGGAAAGGGCGCTTGAATTTTTACCCCGGGATGGCGCGGCAGGCGCCCCTCGTGTTCTCGAGTTGGGGACCGGCTCCGGTGCCATTGTTCTGGCGCTGGCCAAAGAGCGGCCCGCCCACCGCTTCTATGCTCTCGACCGATCGGCGGCGGCGCTGGCAGTCGCCCGGTGTAATGCGCGCCGCGCCGGCCTCCAAGGTCGCGTCCAGTTCTGGGCCGCGGACTGGATCGATGCCCTGCGGCCCGGGCCGCCGTTGTTTGATCTGATCGTCTCCAATCCCCCCTACGTGCGGGCCGGCGATATTGCCGGGCTGCAACCCGAAATCGGTCGTTTCGAGCCCAGGAAGGCTCTCGACGGCGGACCCGACGGGCTCCGGGAGCTTGGCCGGATCATCCGGCAGGTCCCTCCTTTCCTGAACCCTGGGGGTCGGCTTTTACTGGAAATCGGCTGGGATCAAGCCAAGGCGCTGCGGGCGCTGGCCGCCGGCTGCGGAGCTTATCGGGAAGCAACCGTTTTTCAGGATTACAGTGGGCTGGATCGCGTTCTGCAGCTAAAAAAATAA
- the rpsB gene encoding 30S ribosomal protein S2, whose protein sequence is MAYVTMKELLEAGVHFGHQTKRWNPKMKPYIFGARNGIYIIDLQKTVRMFKNAYDFVADTVGKGKSVLFVGTKKQARDAIYEEANRCEMYYVHNRWLGGMMTNFQTIKQSIDRLNYLNNIENDGTINLFPKKERLKLAKERAKLDSNLGGIRLMKSLPGALFVVDPKNEAIAVKEGRRLGIPIVAIVDTNCNPDDIDYLIPGNDDAIRAIRLIASRIADACEDGRKRYEEKRQAEADKAVAEEAAPAATVELQPGERKIIADGSEGPVVEVIRKTTGPAAAEAAPEGAAAAETSEKE, encoded by the coding sequence ATGGCGTATGTCACAATGAAGGAGCTGCTGGAGGCCGGCGTGCATTTCGGCCATCAGACCAAACGCTGGAACCCGAAGATGAAGCCCTATATCTTCGGCGCCCGCAACGGGATCTATATCATCGATCTGCAAAAAACGGTGCGGATGTTCAAGAATGCCTACGACTTTGTGGCTGACACGGTTGGCAAGGGCAAGTCGGTGCTTTTCGTCGGAACCAAAAAACAGGCCCGCGACGCCATCTATGAAGAGGCCAACCGCTGTGAAATGTACTATGTCCACAACCGCTGGTTGGGCGGCATGATGACCAATTTCCAGACCATCAAGCAGAGCATCGACCGTCTGAACTACCTCAACAATATCGAAAACGACGGCACCATCAACCTCTTTCCCAAGAAGGAGCGGTTGAAGCTCGCCAAGGAAAGGGCCAAGCTGGACAGCAACCTGGGCGGCATCCGGCTGATGAAGTCGCTTCCCGGGGCGCTCTTCGTGGTGGATCCCAAAAACGAGGCGATCGCAGTCAAAGAGGGGCGCCGCCTGGGTATCCCGATCGTTGCGATTGTGGACACCAACTGCAATCCCGACGACATCGACTACCTCATTCCCGGCAACGATGATGCCATTCGCGCCATCCGCCTGATTGCCTCCCGGATTGCGGATGCCTGCGAGGATGGCCGCAAACGCTACGAAGAAAAACGGCAGGCCGAAGCCGACAAGGCCGTCGCCGAAGAGGCCGCTCCGGCTGCGACGGTCGAGCTTCAGCCGGGCGAGCGCAAGATCATTGCCGATGGTTCCGAGGGGCCGGTAGTTGAGGTCATTCGTAAAACCACCGGTCCGGCTGCCGCTGAAGCGGCCCCCGAGGGTGCCGCAGCCGCCGAAACCAGCGAAAAAGAATAG
- the tsf gene encoding translation elongation factor Ts, with protein MAAISAQMVKELREKTGVGMMDCKKALAESDGDMEKAVEFLRKKGLATAQKRAGRATSEGIVQAYIHMGGKIGVLVEVNCESDFVAKNEDFQAFAKNIAMHIAATNPVGIAPEDVPAAVVEKEMEIYRGQAREMGKPEKMLEKIAEGKMAKFFKDNCLLNQPYVRDPNLTIADLLNETIAKIGENISIRRFARFQIGD; from the coding sequence ATGGCAGCAATAAGTGCGCAGATGGTAAAAGAACTCCGGGAAAAAACCGGGGTTGGCATGATGGACTGCAAGAAGGCCCTCGCGGAAAGTGATGGCGACATGGAAAAAGCGGTGGAGTTTCTGAGAAAAAAAGGGCTGGCCACCGCCCAGAAACGGGCCGGCCGGGCGACTTCCGAAGGCATCGTGCAGGCCTATATCCATATGGGCGGCAAAATCGGGGTTCTCGTGGAGGTCAACTGCGAGTCCGACTTTGTGGCCAAGAATGAAGATTTTCAGGCTTTTGCCAAGAACATCGCCATGCATATCGCGGCCACCAACCCGGTGGGCATCGCCCCTGAGGACGTGCCCGCTGCGGTCGTCGAAAAGGAGATGGAAATCTACCGCGGGCAGGCCCGTGAAATGGGCAAGCCGGAGAAGATGCTGGAAAAGATCGCCGAAGGCAAAATGGCCAAGTTTTTCAAGGACAACTGCCTGCTGAATCAGCCCTACGTGCGCGATCCGAATCTCACCATCGCGGATCTGCTCAATGAAACCATCGCCAAGATCGGTGAGAACATTTCCATCCGGCGCTTTGCACGTTTCCAGATAGGAGATTAA
- the pyrH gene encoding UMP kinase, which translates to MAHPQYRRVLLKLSGEALMGDQGFGISPDVLKYVAEEIQSVYDLGVELAIVVGGGNIFRGVAASSFDMDRASADHMGMLATVINSLALQDALDKRGVQTRVQTAISMHEVAEPYILRRAVRHLEKGRVVIFAAGTGNPYFTTDTAAVLRAQEIHAEVLFKATKVDGIYDADPEKNANARFIPAISYMQVLEKQLNVMDMTAISLAMDNHLPLVVFNLKASGSVKRAVCGEKIGTRIEN; encoded by the coding sequence TTGGCGCACCCACAATACCGAAGAGTACTTTTGAAACTCAGCGGCGAAGCGCTGATGGGTGATCAGGGCTTCGGCATCAGTCCGGACGTGCTGAAATACGTGGCCGAGGAGATCCAGTCGGTTTACGATCTGGGGGTTGAACTGGCCATCGTGGTGGGCGGCGGCAATATCTTTCGCGGTGTTGCCGCCAGCTCTTTTGACATGGACCGCGCCTCTGCGGATCACATGGGCATGCTGGCGACGGTCATCAACAGCCTTGCGCTGCAGGATGCGCTAGACAAGCGCGGGGTGCAGACCCGGGTGCAAACGGCCATTTCGATGCATGAGGTCGCCGAGCCCTACATTCTGCGGCGGGCGGTGCGCCATCTGGAAAAAGGCCGCGTTGTGATTTTCGCCGCGGGCACCGGCAACCCCTACTTTACCACCGACACCGCAGCCGTCCTGCGGGCCCAGGAAATTCACGCCGAGGTCCTTTTCAAGGCCACCAAGGTGGACGGGATCTACGATGCGGACCCCGAAAAGAACGCCAACGCCCGTTTTATTCCGGCGATTTCCTACATGCAGGTCCTGGAAAAACAGTTGAACGTCATGGACATGACCGCCATCTCGCTGGCCATGGACAACCATCTGCCATTGGTGGTCTTCAACCTCAAGGCCAGCGGCAGCGTCAAACGGGCGGTGTGCGGGGAAAAAATCGGCACCCGGATCGAAAACTGA